From the genome of Candidatus Defluviilinea proxima:
GCGGTGCGTTCATGGCAAAGACCTACGAGAATCAACTGGATGCCATCTTCAACTTTGAACTCGCCAGCGCGTTCATATCCAGTCCACAGGCGGGTACGAACATGCCTATCAACTCTGCCTTACGGTTTTCGCTGAAAGACAAGCCTGATTTCAACTTTGCGACCTTCCTCACCAATCACGATCAAAACCGTGTCATGAGTACATTGAACGGCAATATCGAGCAGGCGAAAGTTGCATCCTTTCTCCTGCTCACAACACCGGGCACACCCTTTATCTATTACGGCGAAGAGATCGGGATGCAAGGTGTGAAACCTGACGAGGATATTCGCCTGCCCATGCAATGGAATGCGAAGGAGAATGCTGGCTTCTCAACTGTCATTCCCTGGCGCGCGCCATTTACAAACTACTCTGAAGTCAATGTCGCCGCACAAGATATTGACCCTGATTCGTTACTTAACCACTATCGCAACTTAATTCAAATCCGCAAGGAACACCCAGCACTTCGCACAGGACAAGTATCCGTTATTGAAACAGGAAACTCAGGCGTATACGCCATTCTGTGTGTGAAAGAAAGTGAAACGCTCCTTGTATTGGCAAACCTAACCGACCAACCGATCAAAGAGTACGCACTCACGCTCAAAGGTGCTGTACTGGCAGATGGAACTTACAGTGTAGAGTCGCTATTTGGCGCAGAGCAGGTGAAAGGTCCAGCAGTGACGCGTGGCGTCTTCGAAAATTACAAACCCGTAGACGAGTTAAATCCATTTTCCACGCTCATAGTAAAATTGCTACCCTAATCCACTTTACTGAGGTTCCTGCAATGACCATAACCGCTCCCGACTGGGTGCAAGACGCGATCTTCTACCAGATATTTCCTGACCGTTTCGCTCGAAGTGCACGTAATATAAACAGTAAACTCACCTTAGAATCCTGGGACTCCCCTCCCACCGTACATGGCTTCAAAGGTGGTGACTTATACGGTGTTGCCGAAAAGCTTGATTATTTAAAGGACTTGGGAATCACGGCTCTTTACCTTAACCCGATATTTGCCTCTGCTTCGAATCACCGGTATCACACCTTTGATTATTATCAAGTAGACCCATTGCTCGGCGGCAACGAGGCCTTCCGCTTTTTACTGGATGAGGCCCACAAAAAGAACATGCGCGTTGTGATCGATGGTGTCTTCAATCATGCGTCACGTGGGTTCTGGCAGTTCCACCATGTGCTGGAAAATGGAATTGGCTCACCATACCAAGATTGGTTCTATTTTGATACCGACCGCCTGGAAGGACGTCGCCGTTGGGGAGCTTACCCCGGCACATCCGAACTGCATGCGTTACAAAGTGGCGAAGATAGCCTAAAGGCCATCGGTTATCGCGGCTGGTGGAATTTGCCCGCATTGCCCAAGCTCAATGTGAATACGCTCGCTGTACGTGACTTCTTGTTCGATGTTGCCGAATACTGGATCAAGTTTGGCGCGGACGGTTGGCGATTGGATGTTGCCACCGAAATTGACGACGACTCGTTCTGGCGTGAATTCCGCAATCGTGTGCGGGCTGTCAACCCTGAAGCCTATATCGTGGCTGAGATCTGGCATGAATCACATCGCTGGTTGCAGGGTGACCAGTTTGATGCCATCATGAACTATGATGTGACACGCCCAATTATTGCGTTCTTCTCGAATGGCAGTCTTGACCTGCGTGTTCTGCACCAGCAATTCAACTACAACGGCATCCACCACTCCATCGATGCGCACGAATTTGCCAATCGCATTGACCACAACCTTGGGTTGTATAAAAAAGACATCACGTACTCACAGCTCAACCTACTTGATACACACGATACACCGCGCTTCCTTTCCTGCGTCAACGGCGATAAATCCGCGCTTAGGCTGGCATGGTTGTTCATGTT
Proteins encoded in this window:
- a CDS encoding glycoside hydrolase family 13 protein; translation: MTITAPDWVQDAIFYQIFPDRFARSARNINSKLTLESWDSPPTVHGFKGGDLYGVAEKLDYLKDLGITALYLNPIFASASNHRYHTFDYYQVDPLLGGNEAFRFLLDEAHKKNMRVVIDGVFNHASRGFWQFHHVLENGIGSPYQDWFYFDTDRLEGRRRWGAYPGTSELHALQSGEDSLKAIGYRGWWNLPALPKLNVNTLAVRDFLFDVAEYWIKFGADGWRLDVATEIDDDSFWREFRNRVRAVNPEAYIVAEIWHESHRWLQGDQFDAIMNYDVTRPIIAFFSNGSLDLRVLHQQFNYNGIHHSIDAHEFANRIDHNLGLYKKDITYSQLNLLDTHDTPRFLSCVNGDKSALRLAWLFMFAYPGAPCIYYGDEIGVDGEHDPFCRKSFPWDEAKWDKDLLAYAKEVAALRKKNPALRRGDYKRLWSAEGVYAFSRTFEDKTVVVALNASASPQHIHVTYDAKAKPKPIFGEASEISVDGRLRFTIPARSGVVLK